The proteins below are encoded in one region of Thermosipho atlanticus DSM 15807:
- the amrB gene encoding AmmeMemoRadiSam system protein B, with protein MVRKAIFSGKFYPEKEEDLIKFIKQHTNGNAEYSEGYFKRLGLILPHAGYIFSGKTAIKAVEKARNIGKPKTIVIFGTNHTGYGEGICSVWDHGYWETPLGEIEIDEDFASRLVDNSNLFKVDYTAHFYEHSIEVLLPILKYFFGDFRMVPVVYNFQSLENSIQIIEKLMSIYVEKVLFVASSDLNHFENDKVTREKDLLLIKQILNRDIEGIFEIVKLHNISACGIGPISILVGMFEKIQLIEHTTSAEATGDYSYTVGYASFLLR; from the coding sequence GTGGTTAGAAAAGCAATTTTTTCGGGGAAATTTTATCCTGAGAAAGAAGAAGATTTGATAAAGTTTATAAAACAACATACAAATGGGAATGCTGAATATAGTGAAGGATATTTTAAAAGGTTGGGATTAATACTTCCCCATGCTGGATATATTTTTAGTGGAAAAACAGCAATTAAAGCCGTTGAAAAGGCAAGAAATATTGGAAAACCAAAAACAATAGTTATATTTGGGACAAATCACACAGGATATGGTGAGGGAATTTGCTCAGTATGGGATCATGGATATTGGGAAACACCATTGGGTGAGATAGAAATAGATGAAGATTTCGCAAGTAGATTAGTTGATAATTCTAATCTATTTAAGGTTGATTATACAGCACATTTCTATGAGCACTCTATAGAAGTTCTTTTACCAATTTTAAAATATTTCTTTGGTGATTTTAGAATGGTTCCTGTGGTCTATAATTTTCAAAGTCTGGAAAACAGCATTCAAATTATTGAAAAATTAATGAGTATATATGTTGAAAAGGTTTTATTTGTAGCATCTTCAGATTTGAATCATTTTGAAAATGATAAAGTTACTCGAGAAAAGGACTTATTATTAATTAAACAAATATTAAACAGGGACATAGAAGGGATCTTTGAAATTGTGAAATTACACAATATTTCTGCTTGTGGAATTGGCCCAATTTCGATATTAGTTGGTATGTTCGAAAAGATACAATTAATTGAACATACTACAAGTGCAGAAGCGACAGGGGATTATTCATATACTGTTGGCTATGCGAGCTTTCTATTAAGGTGA
- a CDS encoding 8-oxoguanine deaminase: MTKLFKNISFLYTFDDELGDIENGYILVEDNVIKEVGKNWENITADEVYDMDGYMIIPGFVNTHHHLYQSLTRGLAANKKLFDWLVYLYEIWKYIDEEAVYVSTIIATYEMIKTGVTTTTDHLYLYPFGNNNIFYAEIEAAKKIGIRFHPTRGSMSLSRKDGGLPPDTVVQKDDEILEESVNVIKKFHDPSKYSMIRIALAPCSPFSVTPYLMKETVKIAEKYDVLLHTHLAETKDEEEYCLEKFGKRPVDYMEELGWLNPRVWFAHMVWLNDNDIEKLKENDVGMAHCPSSNMRLGSGIAPVTKLKDKIRIGLAVDGSASNDTNNMILEVRNTLLLQRVKFGSDAITVREALNFGTIGGAKVLRMDDYIGKISPNMAADFIGFKLDKPEFAGALHEPINAIVLCDAKQVDLSVINGKIKIFDGIFTDFDIKEFIQKHNEISKRIISKAMNG, from the coding sequence ATGACCAAATTATTCAAAAATATCTCTTTTCTATATACTTTTGATGATGAACTAGGAGATATAGAAAATGGATATATTTTAGTTGAAGACAACGTCATTAAAGAAGTGGGAAAAAATTGGGAAAATATTACTGCAGATGAAGTGTATGATATGGATGGATATATGATAATCCCCGGTTTTGTAAATACCCATCATCATCTTTATCAATCGCTCACTAGAGGATTAGCAGCAAATAAAAAACTTTTTGATTGGCTTGTATATCTTTATGAAATCTGGAAATATATTGATGAAGAAGCTGTATATGTAAGTACAATAATTGCTACATATGAGATGATTAAAACTGGTGTTACAACTACAACTGATCATCTTTATTTATATCCTTTTGGAAATAATAATATATTTTATGCCGAAATCGAAGCCGCAAAAAAAATTGGAATAAGATTTCACCCAACACGCGGAAGTATGTCTCTTAGCAGGAAAGATGGTGGGTTACCACCTGATACCGTAGTTCAAAAGGATGACGAAATTTTGGAAGAAAGCGTAAATGTTATCAAAAAATTTCATGATCCTTCAAAATACTCAATGATTAGAATAGCACTTGCACCATGCTCTCCTTTCTCGGTAACTCCATACTTAATGAAAGAAACCGTTAAAATTGCTGAAAAATATGATGTATTACTCCACACTCATCTTGCCGAAACAAAAGATGAAGAAGAATACTGTTTGGAAAAATTTGGAAAAAGACCAGTTGATTATATGGAAGAACTTGGATGGTTGAATCCTAGAGTATGGTTTGCACATATGGTATGGTTAAATGACAACGATATTGAAAAATTAAAAGAAAATGACGTTGGAATGGCCCATTGTCCTTCATCAAATATGAGATTAGGCTCTGGAATTGCCCCAGTAACAAAATTAAAGGACAAAATAAGAATTGGATTAGCAGTTGATGGAAGTGCTAGTAACGATACCAACAACATGATTTTAGAAGTTAGAAATACTTTGCTTCTTCAAAGAGTAAAATTTGGTTCAGATGCAATTACTGTACGTGAAGCTTTAAACTTTGGTACCATCGGTGGTGCAAAAGTACTAAGAATGGATGATTATATTGGTAAAATTTCACCTAACATGGCTGCAGATTTTATTGGCTTCAAACTTGATAAACCTGAATTTGCTGGAGCATTACATGAGCCAATAAATGCAATAGTATTATGTGATGCAAAACAGGTAGATCTTTCAGTAATTAATGGAAAAATAAAAATATTCGATGGAATATTTACCGACTTTGATATCAAGGAATTTATTCAAAAACATAATGAAATTTCAAAAAGAATAATTAGCAAAGCAATGAACGGATGA
- a CDS encoding ComEA family DNA-binding protein, translating to MRLFIEKVKDKLPVVVVIVIFIILSGTIFQEKFFKNEIQQNTSVKRNYGSQVIDINKAGYEELISLSGIGPAKAKAIINYREENGTFKSKEEIMKVSGIGNSIYEKIKERIKVENTTFQKEASKEIKKVNVNTAEKEQLEELPGIGKVKALEIIKYREQHGPFNTYEDLLSVKGIGTKTLEKIKLLIEF from the coding sequence ATGAGACTGTTCATAGAGAAAGTAAAAGATAAATTACCAGTAGTTGTGGTTATTGTAATTTTTATTATTTTAAGTGGAACAATTTTCCAAGAGAAATTTTTTAAAAATGAAATTCAGCAAAATACTAGTGTAAAAAGAAACTATGGAAGCCAAGTAATTGATATTAATAAAGCAGGTTATGAAGAATTAATTTCGTTATCGGGAATTGGTCCGGCAAAAGCAAAAGCTATAATTAATTATCGCGAGGAAAATGGAACATTTAAAAGTAAAGAAGAAATTATGAAAGTATCAGGAATTGGTAATTCAATTTATGAAAAAATAAAGGAAAGAATCAAAGTAGAAAACACTACTTTTCAGAAAGAGGCTTCAAAAGAAATTAAAAAAGTCAATGTTAATACTGCGGAAAAGGAACAGCTTGAGGAGTTGCCAGGAATAGGAAAAGTAAAAGCACTAGAAATAATAAAATACAGAGAGCAACACGGACCATTTAATACTTATGAAGATTTATTAAGTGTAAAAGGTATCGGTACAAAAACGTTAGAAAAAATAAAATTATTAATTGAATTTTAA
- a CDS encoding type II secretion system protein GspD has translation MKKYLIFLMLVLFVVAVFSKVVNITYYVEEEKLVVLVELDHEAQPTEVNFGWNESQTVYYLELSENYVSSNSFLPVSKGPLEGIQIINTSEGINVFLFMLLPTKLNWYVLNNKIFIEMPLSISDKTVDYSFINAPLDVVARELSSTIGVDVSLYESVRNMTVNLDVSNATIEEAFRQFLLNNPDISYAFTPDKKLFLGTPEEISKNFARYWYVYDGKVNVDKIKTLLGSGTFIHYLKDKAKIFVYGGVREHRMIADAISLTPTESWHYFSYLVDENTLQEFLNNIMQIYEFKFVILKSLKQVAIYSDNEVANMVGYYISILKTEEMVDEMNLEKIKVGYPERIKTILDNLGIKNNLIGEYVEVPKKYTPLVLEMNKDRVIGNPYRLVLEDVYFDTVKNALDYLNISAENSKVTENNGKVFVTLFVTEEKYNRFLQFIDIASTKTIKVKVERNLISDFDIKILSEDENGLLIEGKEKVIDEVLKFVKEYNLKVSAEQKQKEKENIVNYTLNLLPTDPNIEVFEVLLNATPTYYTKEYAIFEINKDELESFKNAVDNIRQEFGKKIQFIDGFVIDESLKTLVKELYDVDVLDLQNGYLLKGIKVDQAINFITNYARREDEIKEVTKLLEITLENSDEIVKILKEIYNIDSIYFPGIRYLYMKGKSEAIEKAIQFVQSIEQQKVKSKIKILNLSATEQLKNVLSEVADLQIYTYQNKTILYGTEESINKAEEIIDNLISKTYVTKIETNLDFEKIKELVNFLYGDEVSVISIGNKVYFKGPKIYIDDIINQINMISESEKTEMEQNKDIYVENGLIYVDVKDYQIDSLIDLVFKKLNKAIVFKEYLDKQVSLNLNGVTFEKFVKVLEKFGIVLKEENGIYYVSNENAKNIYISDGKIFIDVVDAPLTDVAKTVYSDLGFSIIIDGVDEKLTLKLDNATLEDFENVIKEKVDIVKEGQVVFIKPKVIGGTVEGAPKYKALVEYSNGLFSIDAEDVPMDELIKEVMKKIGYSAIISKNIDIQSNIYAKNITFDNFINILNNYNISVNQKEDIYFFEKATVDATQNTNMFVFSVPRGSEKVKELVSFYGGQSFVDTESGMVIATGISAKNAAEIKDYINNLMEVKLAAIEVRVIDEDMSDNIEIDLGKLSTGLGEISSGGLNINLALSDLSFEKIAEKILNSGNSSLDLTNSSLSKSLANSNVVANPNVVAKSGETANIVIGDKLPIILTDAEGNETIQYLQSGVILEITPFINADDTIDLKLRIEVSTFDWELGATSISKLPVERTREFTSTLTLKDGQTLIIGGLTRDEKIVSTNKLPILGDLPIIGKFFSRQVEKFTKRNLIIFITAKVVK, from the coding sequence ATGAAAAAATACCTAATTTTTTTAATGCTGGTTTTATTTGTTGTGGCTGTTTTTTCAAAAGTCGTAAATATCACTTATTACGTTGAAGAGGAAAAATTGGTTGTTTTAGTTGAACTTGACCATGAAGCGCAACCTACAGAAGTAAATTTTGGTTGGAATGAATCTCAAACTGTTTATTACTTAGAATTATCAGAAAATTATGTTTCTTCAAATTCGTTTTTGCCTGTTTCGAAAGGACCATTAGAGGGTATACAAATTATTAATACTTCTGAAGGAATAAATGTATTTTTATTTATGCTTTTACCTACAAAACTTAATTGGTATGTTTTGAATAATAAAATTTTTATTGAAATGCCTCTTAGCATTTCTGATAAAACTGTTGATTATTCTTTTATTAATGCTCCACTTGATGTTGTAGCAAGGGAACTGTCAAGTACAATAGGAGTAGATGTTTCTCTTTATGAAAGTGTTAGAAACATGACTGTGAATCTTGATGTATCAAACGCTACTATTGAAGAAGCATTTAGACAGTTTCTTTTGAACAATCCTGATATTAGTTATGCTTTTACACCTGATAAGAAGTTATTTTTAGGTACTCCAGAAGAAATAAGTAAAAATTTTGCAAGGTACTGGTATGTTTATGATGGGAAGGTAAATGTAGATAAAATAAAAACTCTCTTAGGTTCAGGAACTTTTATACATTATCTAAAAGATAAAGCTAAAATTTTTGTATATGGTGGAGTTAGAGAACACAGAATGATTGCTGATGCTATTTCTCTTACTCCAACCGAAAGTTGGCATTACTTTTCTTATTTAGTTGATGAAAATACACTTCAAGAATTTTTAAATAATATTATGCAAATTTACGAATTTAAATTTGTAATTTTAAAAAGTTTAAAACAGGTTGCTATTTATTCTGATAATGAAGTTGCTAATATGGTAGGATACTATATTTCTATTTTAAAAACTGAAGAAATGGTAGATGAAATGAATCTAGAAAAAATAAAAGTGGGTTATCCTGAGAGGATAAAGACTATTCTTGATAATTTAGGAATTAAAAATAATTTAATAGGCGAATATGTAGAAGTTCCTAAAAAGTATACACCGTTAGTTCTGGAAATGAATAAAGATAGAGTAATTGGAAACCCGTATAGATTGGTTTTGGAAGATGTTTATTTTGATACTGTAAAAAATGCATTAGATTATTTGAATATTTCTGCCGAAAACAGTAAAGTTACAGAAAATAACGGTAAAGTATTTGTGACGTTGTTTGTTACTGAGGAAAAATATAACAGATTTTTACAGTTTATTGATATTGCTTCAACAAAAACAATAAAGGTCAAAGTAGAAAGGAATTTGATTAGTGATTTTGATATTAAGATTTTAAGTGAAGATGAAAATGGATTATTAATAGAAGGAAAGGAAAAAGTAATTGATGAAGTCCTGAAATTTGTTAAAGAATATAATTTAAAAGTTTCTGCTGAACAAAAGCAAAAAGAAAAAGAGAATATAGTAAATTATACATTGAATTTGTTGCCGACTGATCCAAATATAGAAGTATTTGAAGTTTTACTAAATGCTACTCCAACCTACTATACAAAGGAATACGCGATATTTGAAATAAATAAAGATGAACTTGAAAGTTTTAAAAATGCTGTTGATAACATTAGACAAGAATTCGGTAAGAAAATTCAGTTCATTGATGGATTTGTGATAGATGAGTCATTAAAAACTTTAGTAAAAGAATTATATGATGTTGATGTACTTGATTTGCAAAACGGTTATTTATTAAAGGGAATCAAAGTTGACCAAGCAATTAATTTTATTACAAATTATGCAAGAAGAGAAGATGAAATAAAAGAAGTTACCAAGTTATTAGAAATTACCCTGGAAAATTCAGATGAGATTGTTAAGATTTTAAAAGAAATTTATAATATTGATTCAATTTACTTCCCTGGAATTAGATATTTATATATGAAGGGTAAAAGTGAGGCAATAGAAAAAGCTATACAATTTGTTCAATCAATTGAACAACAGAAGGTAAAATCAAAGATAAAAATTTTGAATTTGAGTGCAACTGAACAGTTGAAAAATGTTTTATCGGAAGTTGCAGACTTGCAAATTTATACCTATCAAAATAAGACGATTCTTTATGGAACCGAAGAATCAATAAATAAAGCTGAAGAAATAATTGACAATTTAATTTCAAAAACATATGTGACGAAAATTGAAACTAATTTAGATTTTGAAAAAATTAAAGAATTAGTTAATTTCTTGTATGGAGATGAAGTGAGCGTAATAAGTATAGGAAATAAAGTTTATTTTAAAGGTCCAAAAATTTATATTGATGATATTATTAATCAAATAAACATGATAAGTGAAAGTGAAAAAACAGAAATGGAACAAAATAAGGATATCTATGTTGAAAATGGCCTGATATATGTTGATGTTAAAGATTATCAAATTGATAGCCTTATAGATTTGGTATTTAAAAAATTAAATAAAGCAATTGTTTTTAAAGAATATTTAGATAAACAAGTTTCATTAAATTTAAATGGTGTTACTTTTGAAAAATTTGTTAAAGTTTTAGAAAAATTTGGGATTGTTTTAAAGGAAGAAAATGGCATATACTATGTTTCTAACGAAAATGCTAAAAATATTTATATTTCAGATGGGAAAATTTTTATCGATGTTGTTGATGCTCCTCTAACAGATGTAGCCAAGACTGTATATAGTGATTTAGGGTTTTCAATCATTATTGATGGAGTTGATGAGAAATTAACATTGAAGTTGGATAATGCCACATTGGAAGATTTCGAAAATGTTATTAAAGAAAAAGTTGATATAGTTAAAGAAGGCCAGGTTGTATTTATAAAGCCAAAGGTAATAGGAGGAACGGTAGAAGGTGCACCGAAATACAAAGCGTTGGTCGAGTATAGTAATGGATTGTTTTCAATTGATGCTGAAGATGTGCCAATGGATGAGTTAATCAAAGAAGTAATGAAAAAAATAGGATATTCAGCAATTATTTCGAAAAATATTGATATCCAATCAAATATTTATGCTAAAAACATTACTTTTGATAACTTTATAAACATATTGAACAATTATAATATTTCAGTTAATCAAAAAGAAGATATTTATTTCTTTGAAAAAGCTACAGTGGATGCTACACAGAATACTAATATGTTTGTTTTTAGCGTACCAAGGGGTTCAGAAAAGGTGAAAGAGCTTGTGAGTTTTTATGGTGGGCAGTCATTTGTAGACACTGAAAGTGGCATGGTTATTGCCACGGGAATAAGTGCCAAAAACGCGGCAGAGATAAAAGATTACATAAATAACTTAATGGAGGTAAAATTAGCAGCGATTGAAGTAAGAGTAATTGACGAAGATATGAGTGATAACATAGAAATTGATCTTGGTAAATTAAGTACAGGTCTAGGTGAAATTTCAAGTGGTGGTTTGAATATAAACCTTGCATTAAGTGATTTGTCATTTGAAAAAATTGCCGAAAAAATATTGAATTCTGGAAATTCATCTTTAGATTTGACAAATAGTAGTCTTTCTAAAAGTCTTGCAAATTCAAATGTTGTGGCTAATCCAAATGTTGTAGCGAAAAGCGGGGAAACTGCAAATATAGTAATTGGTGATAAATTACCGATAATTTTAACTGATGCAGAAGGAAATGAAACAATTCAATATTTACAGTCAGGTGTTATATTAGAAATCACACCGTTTATTAATGCTGACGATACAATTGATTTAAAGTTAAGGATAGAAGTTAGTACATTTGATTGGGAATTAGGTGCAACGTCAATTTCAAAATTACCTGTTGAAAGAACAAGGGAATTTACTTCAACTTTGACATTAAAGGATGGTCAAACTTTGATTATAGGCGGACTTACAAGAGATGAGAAAATTGTTTCAACAAATAAATTACCAATTTTGGGTGACTTGCCTATTATTGGTAAGTTCTTTAGCAGACAAGTGGAGAAATTTACTAAAAGAAATCTTATAATATTTATAACGGCAAAGGTAGTGAAGTAG
- a CDS encoding PLP-dependent cysteine synthase family protein, with translation MNKKVPVLGPTFEEMLHPEKIDPKIRKRAIEMKKKDPMHPVNLFNITWKNENDDYYYFVMPKELTGVKANIIVLYAKEFPSGSHKVGATYSVLAEKTVNGEVDPLKHTLVWPSTGNYGIGGAWVSSRMNYKSIVLLPELMSKERFELIKKYGSEVIATPGCESNVKEIYDKAKELYSKDPEHVRILNQFEEFGNYRFHYYVTGNTMIELVKEKKIGNQRISAVVLGVGSAGTIASGDRVKQEFPEAKVVTVEPLQCPTIALNGYGGHDIQGIGDKHVTWIHNVMNNDAVVLVDDMDSKKMLQVLSDPEGIKFLKEFVPSDAVDFISDKFGISGVANLIGAIKMAKFYDFGSDDNIFIVATDSIERYRSVMEELTKQFGKLDRSEAKSRTERILLYQEPSWIFEGDKFSRERWHNLKYYTWVEQQGKTVEELNAQKSQEYWEKQQEKVKDTNQKILDYRKKHEEILMDIYFSD, from the coding sequence ATGAATAAAAAAGTGCCTGTATTAGGTCCAACTTTTGAGGAAATGCTTCACCCTGAAAAAATTGATCCAAAGATTAGGAAAAGAGCCATTGAAATGAAGAAAAAAGATCCAATGCATCCGGTAAATCTATTTAATATTACTTGGAAGAATGAAAATGATGATTATTACTACTTTGTAATGCCTAAAGAATTAACTGGAGTAAAAGCAAATATAATTGTACTTTATGCAAAAGAATTTCCATCTGGAAGCCACAAAGTTGGAGCAACTTATTCAGTGTTAGCTGAAAAAACTGTTAATGGAGAAGTTGATCCACTTAAGCACACATTAGTCTGGCCGTCAACAGGAAATTACGGAATTGGTGGTGCTTGGGTATCTTCAAGAATGAATTATAAATCAATTGTTTTACTTCCAGAATTAATGAGTAAAGAAAGATTTGAATTAATTAAAAAATATGGTTCTGAAGTAATTGCAACTCCTGGATGTGAGTCAAACGTAAAAGAAATATACGATAAAGCCAAAGAACTATATAGCAAAGATCCTGAACATGTAAGAATTTTGAACCAATTTGAAGAGTTTGGAAACTATAGATTCCATTATTATGTAACTGGAAACACTATGATTGAACTAGTTAAAGAAAAGAAAATTGGAAATCAAAGAATTTCTGCAGTTGTTTTAGGTGTTGGATCTGCTGGTACTATTGCATCCGGAGATAGAGTGAAGCAGGAATTTCCTGAAGCAAAAGTTGTAACTGTTGAACCTTTACAATGTCCAACAATTGCATTAAATGGTTATGGTGGTCATGATATTCAAGGTATTGGTGATAAACACGTAACTTGGATTCATAACGTTATGAACAATGATGCTGTCGTCCTAGTTGATGATATGGATTCAAAGAAAATGTTACAAGTTTTAAGCGATCCTGAAGGTATTAAATTCCTTAAAGAATTTGTTCCAAGTGATGCTGTTGATTTTATTTCAGATAAATTTGGAATTTCCGGTGTTGCAAATTTAATAGGTGCTATTAAAATGGCAAAATTCTATGATTTTGGTAGTGATGATAATATATTCATTGTCGCAACTGACTCAATTGAAAGATATAGATCTGTTATGGAAGAACTAACTAAACAATTTGGAAAGTTAGACAGAAGTGAAGCAAAATCAAGAACTGAAAGAATTCTTTTATATCAAGAACCATCATGGATCTTTGAAGGAGATAAATTTAGCCGAGAAAGATGGCACAACTTAAAATATTATACTTGGGTTGAACAACAAGGAAAAACTGTTGAAGAGTTAAATGCACAAAAGTCTCAAGAATATTGGGAAAAACAACAAGAAAAAGTGAAAGATACAAATCAAAAAATTCTTGATTATCGTAAAAAACATGAAGAAATATTGATGGATATTTACTTCTCTGATTGA
- the rsmH gene encoding 16S rRNA (cytosine(1402)-N(4))-methyltransferase RsmH produces MRKYSDKHIPVMPKEVVNYLLWKENGIYVDCTVGEGGHARLLAESSPNVFVIGIDIDSEVLQIAEKNLSHFENIALFKSSYTDLPVVLKLMNINKVSGILIDLGISTFQLMGEGRGFTFNKDEPLDMRMNLEQTKTAHEVVNQYSEEKLANIIFQYGEERFSRRIAKKIVENRPINTTLELVEVIKRALPYNEIKKRKRHFATKTFQAIRIEVNSELENIKKFLEIAPDFLEQNGRLAVISFHSLEDRLVKHFFRNDPRIKQIAGPIRPSESEIKSNPRSRSAKLRIAERI; encoded by the coding sequence GTGAGAAAATATTCTGATAAGCACATTCCGGTAATGCCTAAGGAAGTTGTTAATTATTTGTTATGGAAAGAAAATGGAATATATGTTGATTGTACAGTGGGTGAGGGTGGTCATGCACGATTATTAGCTGAATCTTCACCTAATGTTTTTGTTATTGGTATTGACATTGATTCAGAAGTACTACAAATAGCCGAGAAAAACTTATCTCATTTTGAGAATATTGCCCTCTTTAAATCCTCTTATACAGACCTTCCTGTTGTTTTAAAATTAATGAATATAAACAAAGTCTCAGGTATATTGATTGATCTAGGAATTTCAACCTTCCAATTAATGGGAGAAGGGAGAGGTTTTACATTTAATAAAGATGAACCTCTTGATATGAGAATGAACCTTGAACAAACTAAAACTGCCCATGAAGTCGTTAATCAATATTCTGAGGAAAAACTTGCAAATATCATCTTTCAATACGGCGAAGAAAGATTCTCAAGAAGAATTGCCAAAAAAATTGTTGAAAATAGACCAATTAATACTACTTTAGAACTTGTAGAAGTTATTAAACGTGCTTTACCATATAATGAAATTAAAAAAAGGAAAAGGCATTTCGCCACAAAAACATTTCAAGCAATAAGGATTGAAGTTAATTCTGAACTTGAAAATATTAAAAAATTTTTGGAAATAGCTCCAGATTTTCTTGAACAAAACGGAAGATTGGCAGTAATAAGTTTTCATTCATTAGAAGATAGATTGGTTAAACACTTTTTTAGGAATGATCCCAGAATAAAGCAAATTGCTGGCCCAATTCGACCAAGCGAAAGTGAGATAAAGTCCAATCCAAGGTCAAGAAGTGCAAAATTGAGAATAGCGGAGCGAATTTAA
- a CDS encoding peptidoglycan D,D-transpeptidase FtsI family protein → MMKKNPRVYFGIFIFSFFLLIVMLKLFSLNELKSDKIFTKEIPALRGNIFDCNNQILATSYPYYVAYLDVEFLKKYFQPSYEIDLKILAKNFNLKINFKQKFIKLGEAFDKEILQNKIPPDLLPFVSFNILEKRNSIKNFGFENIIGIYRDGKGISGVEKYFDSYLDNKSNGKIKIKYSGFFTSNATISSYIPPKNGNSIKLTIDSRFQTALYDLALFEKEKYSADAVGIIVMETNTGKIKSLITTRNWPDFIMGYIEPGSAIKPVFYAAALDLGVITDDATFICNGYIKPDPSLDIKISDIHTHGLIDFYDAIAKSCNVAAVKTAKLLVDDYDTKKLYEIFKTFGFGEKTGIELPGEIKGILKKSEEWSKIDWAYLPIGYSIGVTPLQLISAFNSVVNNGIYVSPTIIENSKPKTYRVITLKTSQILKKALKKVVENGTGILAKIPNLTIYGKTGTAEKKPGTNEYIMTFEGFFEYKKQKFTILVWVDNPKGYELSSFVSAPIFKDVVKTIVDIINKKKKKAEVITPGVVPNLLGWNLYQLGKIDKVFDIKIKGVGLYVIDQNPTPNTISNEIQVTLGF, encoded by the coding sequence ATGATGAAAAAAAATCCTAGAGTTTATTTTGGAATTTTTATTTTTAGCTTTTTTCTTTTAATTGTAATGCTAAAGTTATTTTCTTTAAATGAATTAAAAAGTGATAAAATTTTTACAAAGGAAATACCTGCATTAAGAGGTAATATTTTTGATTGTAATAATCAAATTTTAGCAACAAGTTATCCTTATTATGTTGCATATCTTGATGTTGAATTCCTAAAAAAATATTTCCAACCTTCTTACGAAATTGATTTAAAAATTCTAGCAAAAAATTTTAATCTAAAAATAAATTTTAAACAAAAATTTATAAAACTTGGTGAAGCATTTGACAAAGAAATATTACAAAATAAAATTCCACCTGATCTTCTTCCGTTTGTTAGTTTTAATATTTTAGAAAAAAGAAATTCGATAAAAAATTTTGGATTTGAAAATATAATAGGTATTTACAGGGACGGAAAGGGTATTTCCGGTGTTGAAAAATATTTTGATAGTTATTTAGATAATAAAAGTAACGGAAAAATCAAAATCAAGTATTCAGGTTTTTTCACATCTAATGCTACTATCTCATCTTACATTCCACCAAAAAATGGAAATTCAATAAAACTCACAATAGATTCTAGATTTCAAACTGCTTTATACGATCTTGCATTGTTTGAAAAAGAGAAATACTCAGCTGACGCTGTTGGAATTATTGTAATGGAAACAAACACAGGAAAAATTAAAAGCTTAATTACAACACGAAATTGGCCAGATTTTATTATGGGTTATATAGAACCTGGTTCAGCAATTAAACCCGTTTTTTACGCAGCTGCATTAGACCTAGGTGTGATCACCGATGACGCTACCTTCATTTGCAATGGTTATATTAAACCTGATCCTTCACTTGATATCAAAATTTCTGATATACATACTCATGGTTTGATTGATTTTTATGATGCAATTGCTAAATCATGCAATGTCGCCGCTGTGAAAACTGCAAAATTATTAGTTGATGATTATGATACAAAAAAACTTTATGAAATATTTAAAACATTTGGGTTTGGTGAAAAAACTGGAATTGAATTACCTGGAGAAATTAAAGGAATCTTAAAAAAAAGCGAAGAGTGGTCTAAAATTGATTGGGCATATCTTCCAATCGGTTATTCCATCGGTGTAACCCCTTTACAATTGATTTCAGCATTTAATTCTGTTGTAAATAATGGAATTTATGTTTCTCCGACAATCATTGAAAATTCTAAACCTAAAACCTATCGTGTTATAACATTAAAAACTTCTCAAATTCTTAAAAAAGCACTTAAAAAAGTTGTAGAAAATGGCACAGGAATTCTTGCAAAAATTCCAAACTTAACAATTTATGGGAAGACTGGAACTGCAGAAAAAAAACCTGGTACCAATGAATACATCATGACCTTTGAAGGTTTTTTTGAATATAAAAAACAAAAATTTACTATTCTAGTATGGGTGGATAATCCAAAAGGATATGAACTCTCAAGCTTTGTTTCTGCACCAATTTTTAAGGATGTTGTAAAAACAATAGTTGATATAATCAACAAAAAGAAAAAAAAGGCTGAAGTTATTACACCTGGTGTTGTTCCTAATTTGTTAGGCTGGAATTTATACCAACTCGGAAAAATTGACAAAGTTTTTGATATAAAAATTAAAGGTGTAGGATTATATGTAATTGATCAAAATCCTACACCTAATACAATTTCAAACGAAATTCAAGTAACGCTAGGATTTTAA